agtgcagttgtagtccaaatttaaatttatattttctggatgagtctaggtcgtccactgagagatttatttatggcaaaagaaaataagaatgtcacacacacgcacacgcatttggacaaattggcaacaaggtttttttatggttttttaaacaacagatattaggaaataaagtaaggcagtaattgaaataaatatttaacgtgagaatatgaaatttgatagtacttgagttaaaaCAAGTTCAGTGttaacccgttgattcccaaattttagcaaacaaggttagtaacattaatttaatttcagatatgagggtttgttattaaatgcagttagagataatgatagttctagtttaagcaatccacatacatgatatgtgggattctaatttaagcaactaccataaatccaattacaattaatacacaaaacaactaaatcaatcatccgggtttgggtatgataacgtttccagttctagtaactcccatacatggcatgaaagctctaagttagccTTACGCTCTAATCtaaatctagtgatttctcaataattactacacacccatactaaaatttaaattaatgtcactcattttaagcgcagctttctttgggaattattggcgttggacactgttcttgtcttaacccaatattagatttagctacttatttccatttaaaagttaattaacaggaatttaaatgacaggaattaaaatagcagaaactaaccggccatttaggcggtggataattaaaagacaataattaaaattacagaaatttaaaggcataaactaaccggccatttaggcggtgaataataaagtaataataaatgacataagaatttaaaagaagaaagaaagaaagtaagtaagattacaaaagaaaacaatagagaaaataagaaagaacaaaagtaattctcaaagagagaattctaagaaaataactaagttttgattcaaaaataataatctctcttataaatgcaatcaagtgagctatttatagcccacaaaatgcaatacaaaccacacaatttcaattattcaactaaacataattatatctaatggacaCTCACatacttaaagttaaatggattttaactataatacacacctaatattaaatggattttagctaaaatacacacctaataaagcactcttaaagttaaatggattttagctataatgcacacctaatagttaaatgaattttagttaaaaaacacacctaataaagtactcacaaaacaaatatttaaaaacaaatttctacaattaggtttttgatcttcattaggattaaaaataatgcttgggtcttctccaaatgatatcttccatgggttgctcaagttgggccttaattcttcatgggatttaatttttcatggactttaattcttcataggttttaattcttcatgggctttaattctttattcttcaatccaatttgagtctccaaccccaccttcttcatgcttacaagcaaacaattaagtgttattaaattatatattatgtatatatttatatgatatattatatggtatattatatacttatatattatataaatgctccatgcatgcactccattgagtatatgtattatgttataatatatatatattacacataactattcaattaaatcaatttaaaatcaaaacgggggttataattataacaaaattttacaaaattaaccactaatcaccttTTCCCTATGTTGAAGACCCATTTGTGAATTCCCTCTATAGCCTCTTAGAAGACCCTTCAGGTGAATTACTCGAGCTCTGTCCCTAGATGTACGCCAACTCTCTCAGACAACGGAATATAATCTGATTGTTGTATTTaagaaataacataaatataatctcattgcttcattttttattatgtttcttGAAAACCCTCTAGCTGCAGGTTGTAGTGCATGTGAATAATACCATTTGAACATTGTCCTCCCCAAATAAAAACGAACATTCTATTTTAGTTATCAACTTTGTTAAACTAGATTTATCAAGTTCACAACCGTATCAAAAAGTTATATCTTTGTCAAGTGGTTGTTGTGATTATGATACGTTAATACCACCATCATCATGTTTCTTAGCATGCTTGAGAAAGTGTCTTGTCCCTCTTCTTGATTGACATGTATagtactttttatttttacaaaatatgcaTAATGCTCTTTAACATTTGTTGACTATATTAATAGTTTTGAATGCTTTAGATGCTACTAGTTCTCCTATGCTTATGCTTATATTTAAAGGTGGATGGATTCATAGTTGGTGGGGGTTGGGGAGATGGTGGTTGCCCATTTGGTAAGGTAGATGTTGTTGCAATACAACAATTAACATTTGTTCATTTGTTAGAAGAGTGAGAGATGTCCCTTAGTCTTCTCATCAGGTTTGCCATCACCAGAGGATGAGGAAATTGTCCAAGGCGGACCCAATCCACTAACTTGGAAAGAGTTCGATTTGTTGGCTAGAAGAGCTATGAAAGAACTAGAGGATTAAGGAATATTATGATGATCCAAAAGGATTTTCATCTCATAAATAGGTCTACAAGACAAAAATGTAGTTAGGAGGCACGCAAGGATATCTCTAGCACAACCCCTTTTATGCTTAAGTTAGACGAGGTCATGGTATAATGcaagatataacaataaaatgCAAGGATGTCGTGCATAAGGGAAGGAGATGGAGATGCATGATGGTCAAGATAGGTGCTTGCTATTACTAGCGATGCTGGTTTCTACTGGCTTACTTGCACTTACACTTTTTTACTTGCCCCCAAAGTTTGGGGGATCGTGGCTATTTATAGGAACCAAGCATGACAGGGACACGTGACATGCATGTGGGAGGGTGCGGTGCACTTCTCCACAGAAGCACGATACTTTTCTCGCCACATGGGGTGTGGTCCCGTGGTTAAGATCAAAAAGAGCCTTTAGGAGAAACCCCCGCCCTCCTTGTGGGAAAAGTCCCTCGGAAGGAAGAAGGCCTAAAACAAAGGAGTTGCATTGTTGTGAAACAACGTGGGGTAGTGTTGTTGTGAGATGTGTTCCTCTTGGGAGCTTGGTTGGACCAAGCAAAAACCTAGACATCTAGGTCCAAGAAGCTAATCCCGGATGAATGGTGACTTTTGAAGGGAAATTATTATGGCCTTGGGAAAGTCTTCCCAAAAGGGTGGCTCCTTCTAGGATTACTTTGAAAGGACTCTCCCTTGGAGGCTATACCACAACAATAAAGGGTTATCAAACATTGGTTAGTTCTATAATTCTGTGAGTTACGTTTCTGATTTAGTGAAGTTTAGTAAAGGATGCATCCACCTTTACTTGGCGCCACTctagttattaaaaaaattatggggGAGAGGAAAATGAGGTTGATGGGGTTGGGAATTTGTATATAATGTATGAGCTCAAGGGGTGTATATGGTAGGCATATCTTAGTTGGAAGAAGTATTTTTGCAGGTAGTCTTGGATTAACGAAGTCTAGACATGATgaagaataaatattttataacaaaacaCTAGAGCATAgagttgagagtaaaaataaatataaataatgtagaacaattaaaattatcaaaagtaACAAAACACCATACACACTGAATTGGAAAGAGAGGGCAATAGCAAGATAATGAAATCAAGAGAGAGCTAGCATTGTGTTGAAAAAACAAATTGTGGTCCTTTATGTAtccatttaaaatttgaaaggattgaagaaggaaataatttttgaatttgtgaTGAGTGAGTACGGAATCCTTGCAATTTGTACATTTGAAGGGAATGGAGAATTAAATGATTGCGTGGTATACAATTTGAATATATCATGGGTTTGCATGGATTTATTGCAATTGATAGGATTGTAcatttgaaatatatatgtgtacgtatatatatgagaggtTGCTCACCTcttattatttctctttttatattattatttcaacATTAACATTTGTATGCATAATTTCATTTaccaatctatttttttttaatttttttatttttcatttacgCGTAATCTATCATCCATACAAAGTACAAGGTGCAAGTGAGTTGTGCAACTCACTTGAATGAAACACATAATATAGATTCTTTTTAagtaaaaacatttatttttgtataataaatatttatttagtttttttaaaacaaaattatcatgagatttttttaagaaaaatatattttgacaataattaattttttttgctcttCCTCAACAAGAAATACAATTCGATACATATAagaacattttatttatttattagataaattataacaaattgactaaaaattaCCTTGAATTTAAAGTAGttaaaatatattgtatttGCCTTAATCCATACAAGTTGTTTTATCTCTTACTTAAACttcttttgattaaatttataaattttatgacaTAAAATCATTCAAATATTAGTAAAACTATAATTTGAATTCATAATTTTGAGCtcataaaatgatgtttttaatctcttaaattagacccataattttaaaagtgtaacttaaatttattgtaattaattgTAATACTACTAATGAGATTAATGCATAATACTCTAATGAAtaatgatttaataattaaatattaaatataatattaacttcaaaacttaaattattgtaaagattatttaatttattaaaatttcttaatttcataatttttttaaaaaatttcttcaaataGGGCAAATGACTTATGTTTGGTTGGCCATGTGGGGGACATGAGAGATCGTGTCAAAATGACGATGTCAGGTTTGGAATGACTCACATGTCCTTGGCTTAACATGATCTTATAAGCTTGGATAAGGCTTTGCTATGATAACAAACCATGCTAGACTAAActaaaaagcaaataagtctATCTAGTTCATTAATAGTCCTATTCTTTTTACACGTCTAACTATTATCCTTGTTTTATGGCCAAATTCATTTTTGTTCTTGTACTTTTACGTTTTTTTGTGTGATCATTCAAACTTTTCGTTGTTTCAATTATACCTCTAGACCatgcattttttagttaattgcaCTCCTCACTAGAATTAAGTTAGAGTATATTATACACGCACATTGAAATGCACAAATTACCCTCGTTATTGACCCATCTTTGTcgcaattttttttctttagggGCCAAAAACTATTAGAATTTAGAGgatggagaagaaaatgggttGAGAAGAATATAGTTTACAGAGGGTGAGGGATTGACAAAGATGGTGGATGGCAAGAAGAATACAAAATTGGGTAGGTGGTGTGGCAAGATAAGTAACAGTTGACAATGAGGCAAGGGAGATGGCAAGCGATAAGTATGAAAAATGGAAGAGAAAGTGCAAGTTGATGGCTAGGGTGAAAGATGAAAACGACTATTGGCTATGGCGGAAGGCAATCAATGGTGAAAAGGCATCGGTGGCAATGGAAGGCAAAAAGGTGAATGAGTCGTCAATCGGGGAAGATGAATCGATTGAATGAATGGTCAGTTGATGCAactaaaaaagaagaaggatggtCAAAGGCACCATCGACTAAGAAGACCATGATCGGAAAAGATGAAGCAAGAGGTCTCGTTGATAGGAAAATACCGATAATCAGTCATGATGATTGGAGAAGGCATGAGAATAGTCACAATTATTGAAAAATGTGACTAATGAAATCGAAGGTGACTACAATGGGCTGATGGTGGTATGCGACGTTGAACAAACCTTCTCATCCACCGCTATACTTGTCGCATGGCACCTCCCCTACCTAGTCACAGGTTGTTTTTTACATGCACGTGAACAATAATTTGGGCATTTCAATACGCATGTGTTGCACACTCTAATTTAATTCTAGTGAAATGTgtaattgacttgaaaatgtaTAGTCCAGAAGTATaatcaaaatactaaaaaattcgAGTAACCagaaaaaaatgagtaaaagtatatgaacaaaaatataaattaagctCTTGTACGTATTGCctattttaaaatcattatttatgttttaaaaaaaatataataattatgacTTTGTTACTTGCTCAAACGTAGATGACACATGGGATGATCGATTGGGCTTTATCTATCAATGAAGCAATCGAGCTTCATCGCGAGGTGATGCAACGATGATCAGTGCAAGGTGAGGTAATGTAGTGGCAATCGACGCAAGGCAAGACAACcatggaaaagagagagaagagagaggagacaatcaagaaaaaggaaagcatttttttatgtgtgagagcaattttattattttgatatcatCCTGTGCGTCAACGATATTCGGAGAAAGTAACATCTTCCTAATAATTAAGGACCGCCTGCTTACTGGCATTGGTTTTCAAAATCACGGAGCCCCACCCAAACCCAAAATCCTTCCTCCTTCCAAACCAAAAAAATTCCCCGCCACCATGGCCTTGTCCTCCCCGCCACCGGATCCTCCTTCCTCCACCGCTCCGCCCACCACCGCCACCGGAACGGCAGCCCTCGCCCCCCGGATTTTCACAAATCCACCGCCAGCACCTCCGGCGGCGCCAGCAAGAGTCTCTCAGCAAACTCACCATCATTATCTCTACACCGCAGCGGCGGCGGCTGCTCAACCCTATCCATACGTGGCCAACCGAGTGCCCTCAATTCAATTAGGGCATCCTCTCAATAACAACAACAGTAAATCGCATCACGATCCGTCGTTGCCTCAGGGAATTCTCTACCCGGTGGCCTCGTCCGGCCGTGGCTTCCTCCCTATTCGTCCCCAATCCGCCGCTGATCACGCTGGAATCGCAGTCCCCAATCCCCCTCAGGCCGGTGGCACCGCCGCCGCCTTGCAGCCTCGGCCAGTGGTGGCGGCAGGGCCGTACCCGCAAAACCAGCTCCACCCCATTCCGCCTTTTGGGGTTGCGACCTTTCCCAATTCGGACCTCATCAGGCCTGCTCACTTGCACCATTCTCTTCTGGGTTCGGCCCCTGGCATGATGCCAGCCATGGCCAAGGGCGTGCCTGCCTCTGCCCACCAAAAGGTTCTGACTTTTTCCCCTTTATTTACGATGTTTCTCATGGTGTGTGAGTTCCATATGGTTGTTTCAAAAGGGTCATGAactttttgaatgattttaatgcaatttttttgttttatagtgtttttgtAAGATATGAAATAGATATTAATGTGATTTTGTGTTTCTATTGTGTTTTTGTTAGATATAAAATTGTAGTACTAATTGGTTGATTTAATCAGCAAAACTTGGCTGCGGGGCCTCATTTTCATGATTTTAAACTAAAAGTATTTCGTTCATAATTCTTGTTGCTAAGTGTGTAAACAACTATAAAAGTGGCTTTTACCACTTGATAGGATTTGGTTTATGTCTCTCAGTTAGCTTTCAGAATGCGTCAGTTTCCAGGTCAATTGGCACTTGAACAACATTTAATGGAACTGGATCTTTTATCTTTGAACTCTTGTCTAACTTTGTGGAGTTCCTGACTTCACTCTCCCAGACTCCTTTGGTTCATATGGTTGGATTTTTTATAGTAAATTGCATGAGTGCAGTATTCTTTACGCTTTTCTTTGGCATTGCATTTGTGACCTATTTATGGTTGCTCTTTTAGGTTGCTCCATCTCACCCTTCAATTTATGATGGTAATGGCTACAAGGACTTGAGGTAATGTTAttattttgatgtatgttgaaTCTGTGTTCTTTGTTCTATTTTAGCTATTCATTTTTTCTAGTCATTAATCTATTCCTCATGGTATTTGTAGGGACAGGAGTAGGGATGACAGAGTGGTGATTGTTAGAGATCGAGAGGTAAGAAACCACTCTTGTCTATTCATTTGATTGTGACATAGATGAAAATTGTAAGTGTGCCTGATGGAAGATTCAGCATATACATTTATATGCATCATGTGAAGTGGCACACAAGCAAACTTAATGAATTTTTTCATTGATAAATTAAGCGTGACATGCAGAATATGCAATGTCATGCTGGCAGATGACACCTGTACATTTTATAGAAAACTGTGTCTTATAATGTTACATTGCCTTACAAATACTTTAGGAACAATTATTGTCTACTTTGGGTGCAAATTGTAAATTGCTAGATCTGTATTGAAATGCATCTGATAAGTAATGAATCCTTGAACTACATATAGTGGAACAAGACTTGCTAGAAAGAAGCCTGATATTCTTCCTTAGTTGGAGTCTTGGAGATGTGTTTTTTGACATGTTCAGTCCCCAAGTAAAGCCATTCAGGAAGGGcgtctagttatttattttgttgtccTCTGCTGCTCTTTCTGTTTGTCTAATTCTAACAGATTATCACATGGATAGCTGTAGTCTGCTTCTGTCATGAAGGTGGATGGTAAAGCCAAAAAAGCAAGGAGGGAGGGCATTCCAAATTACATGGGAAAAATGGAAAAgtgaattattttctttcacATTTATCACATATTGGGATAATAGTTATCTTGACTAATTCTTAGTATGATACGACATGCACGATAAATGAATATTTGAATGCTAGCGCTCCCGTAATAGTGCCATTCTTTCTACATGAATCTTGGTTCCTTGGCCGGGCTTCACATTCAAAGGAGAGTTACGGGTCTGCGGACAGCAAGGCCAATGAAGATCAAATTGCTGGGGTCTGAAATATTGTTGGGAGTAATCATAAAAAGAGTTAAGTAGTAGTTATCTTCACCCTTGAATCCATGGTGATAGATTTCAAGTGAACCTCTGGATGCCAAACACACCATTTGGGTCAACTTAGTTTTCCTCCTGGGAGGAGATGATGGGATGATCTATGTGGGAAAATACAATAACAAGCATACAATTATACCAAGC
This window of the Diospyros lotus cultivar Yz01 chromosome 5, ASM1463336v1, whole genome shotgun sequence genome carries:
- the LOC127801973 gene encoding protein transport protein SEC31-like; this translates as MALSSPPPDPPSSTAPPTTATGTAALAPRIFTNPPPAPPAAPARVSQQTHHHYLYTAAAAAAQPYPYVANRVPSIQLGHPLNNNNSKSHHDPSLPQGILYPVASSGRGFLPIRPQSAADHAGIAVPNPPQAGGTAAALQPRPVVAAGPYPQNQLHPIPPFGVATFPNSDLIRPAHLHHSLLGSAPGMMPAMAKGVPASAHQKVAPSHPSIYDGNGYKDLRDRSRDDRVVIVRDREVRIYDGSSLYALCRSWMRNGFPEESQPQYVDGVKSLPKPSPTPVADSHSPTQKEGDKEEEEESFEHLSPADLLQRHIKRAKRVRAQLREERLHRIARYKTRLALLLPPLVDQQQFRNDTVAGN